CGAATTGGCGCTATTGATACCAAATGCTTCCTTCCTCGGAGCGAGCTCATGTTATGGTTTGCAAGAATTTCATTTAACTCAAGCTATTTTTTAGGAAATAAGTTGATGCGTGCTTCGCGCTTTTAATTTATCAAACATATCTGACGTGGATCTTTGACTGATAGGTGAAAAACTGTAAATCCTGTCACAAGTTCGGGTTTATTCGGGAATGCGTTGAACGGCGTAGCCCCTAAAGGTCACACGCTCAGTCCCTAAAGCCCACACGCGAAATTCCAGAGTATTTGCTTCCTCAAGTGTAAAAATAATTTCTTGAGGTGCATGGCTCTCCAGTAAAAATTTCTCCCCAAATATTTTTTGATTCGGTCCTCCGGCGACATCAATTCGAGCGACCCCTTCCGGATGATGGTCTGCAAGCACATCAAAAGTAACTTTGTATTGGCCTGGTTCTAACGGTAAGAATGGACCGTAGTGTAGTGCACCCTCTTCGCCCTTTTTTGCAATCAGTATGTGGCCATTCCCGGCGTCATCCTTGTGTAGAAGGCCAACATTTCTGAACGCGCGCTCAGTAAGAGGAAATCTATGAGATTCCTCGTAGCGGGTGTCCCAGCCTGGGAGGTTGCGTGCAATGTTCGCCGGAAATACAAATATTGCAAATTCATCGATGCGATGTAATTTTTCGTGCATTGCACCCATCTGTTTCATCAGTTGCCAATTCACCAAATTGATTTCGTTTTCATGAAGCAACAAGAAGGTCTTTCCTTGCCAGGCCGCGGGACGGTACCAGCGATTGGATGAGAGATGTCTCATTGGCATGGGTATGCCATCCTTGATCTGAATCTGCCGAACTTTGGATTGTTCATTGGAGAATACGGTCAAAGCCCCCGCGTTCCAATAGGTTGCATAGCCGTAGTGCAATTTATTTTGGGAGAGGAACTTGGCAAGGCTTTCCTTGCGAGGATTAACCTGCCCTGGCTGCGCAAGTGTCTCTGGGTTGGAGGTGGTCTGGCGAAAAGTGTGGTATGCACTTGACGCAAAGACGATTGAAATTAGCGAGACGGATATCGCCCAAACGGGGGGGCGATGCCATGGCAGTTCAGACGTTAATAAAACGATGAAGCATAGCATCACACCGGGAACCATGTATCGCGAACTCTGGATGGGATCATTCATGTCCGGAATCGTTGTCATGATTTGAAGGCATAACGTGAGCAACATGGATGAGGCTGCAAACAAGGCGAAGAATTTCGATATATCGCGGGGATTGTTCATTGCTCTCGATATTGCTATTGGTACTAGCACGATGACCAAGCTTGCAATGCCAAAACGCATGCCAGCATAAAGACCGCTTATTGAAAATAGAGGTGCATCCGCTAGAGGGAGCCCTCCAAGTTGGGCATACACACCTTTCAAGCTTAGTGTGATATTTCTTGCAATGAGTTCGTACGATAGCCAGCGGGCATTGGATACGCCTGATATATTGTTGACTTCCGAGATGGTCATCATGTGCAACATGCTTCCAGCTGCCGCACCGATTAATCCAAGACCGGCAAGCTTGAGAAAACCACGCCGGTTGGAGGCATCGGTTGATAAAATCAACCAGGCCAGTGCGATGATAAGCGGAAGACTGTATGTGACAACTGCGCGTTTCGGATTGGCCCAGTAGACCAGCGAAAATAAGATGACCAACGGCAAGGACCATTTGAACTTTTGCGCATCATCGGAAGACAGATACTTCGAGGCAAAGTAAACCAGATAAGAGCAAAGAAGGAGGACCACGCCGTAGCTGACTTGACCATATAGATTTTCGGCAATGATGCTGGAGATGCCAGATGCAAATACCGCAACTACTGCTATTCTGCGTCGAGCTGATATTGGGGTGAGACCGGTTATCAGCCAGACACCATGCAGAATTAGGCAGGAAAATATCGCACCTGAAATCGCGTGGGCGGTAAATCCCGCGGGCATGAATGCCAGTAAGGGTATTATGAATAGATGTCCGAAGACGACAAACAGATCGCTGTTGACGTGGTTCCATTCTTTTGGAAAATAACTTTTCGTTTCGTATATTTCTCTGGCCAATAGTGCCTTCGCTGCGCTGTCTGAATGAAAGTTGGTCTGGTAACCAACAAAGACATACCAAAATAAAAAGGCTATATTTGCGAGCAACAAGGCAAACATCAATATGTCTGCGATTTTGAGCAGGTCTTGTTTTTTGAGTGCCAAGTGTTCATTCATAAAACGTTATATTTTTGATGCACAGTTAACAAGTTGATTTTTCTACTTTGGCTGCGTTGAAGCATGATGCTCGATTCTAGGGAGCAAAGGAAGGTCTGCACAATACCCTCTGGCACGTGAGTCGATGTGTGCAATTTCAGACGTCGGTGAATTCTGGTCCTCACCGGGCGTTTCAAGGTTGATGTCCCCCCTTATGTCGCGATCCTATTGCCATATCCGGGCGCACTCATGCACGGAGCTCCTGCAAGAGCGTTTGGCCATTCACAGCACCTGCCGCTGGGCGTAGCCCGTCATCTCCAGGTAGCCCCGGCCCACGCGCTGGCCGTCGCTGTCGAACAGGTCCGACAGGCCTTCCCAGTACACCGTTCCGGTGCCCTGGCGGCTGTCGAGTTCCTGTGGGTCGATCACGGCCTTGATGGTGTAGACCTCTGCCGGCGTGCGAAGGCGCCACTCCACCGGGTAGTGCGCGCGGGTGCGCGGGCTGCTCCAGAAGCGCTGCGGCGCCCAGTCGAGATCGTCGGGGTGAAAGCGCTGGATGTCGGTCGGGCTGTGTGCGCTGGCGGCGCTGCGCACCGAGCCGCCCGCCCAGAGCGGGCTGCCGTCCTGGCGGCGCAGCTGGAAGGCGGTGAGGCAGTCGCCGTTGAACAGGTTCATGCCGATCCAGTCCCAGCCCACGGCCTCGGGGTGCAGGATGGCTTCGCTCCACTCGTGGTCCAGCCAGGCGCGGCCCTGCACGATCTCGAACGCTTGCCCGCGCACGGCCAGTCTGCCGCGCACCGTGAGCTGTGGGTGGCTGACGTAGAAGCTGGCCTGTTCGGGCTGCGGGCCTTTGCGCGAAAAGCCCGCATCGCCCTGCAGCAGGATGGCCTGGGTGGGCGTGGCGGTGAGCTCGATGCGGATGTCGTCACCCGCGATCGCCGTGGCGTAGCCGCCGTCGGGCTGGCGCGCGATGAACCAATCGCGCAGCACCACCTGGGTGTCTTGCTCGCGGGCGAACACGCCACGCGCCGGGTCGGCAGGGGCATGGCCGTTCCAGCGCGCGATGCGCTGGTCGTGCCAGAGCCGGCCGCCCTGCACGTCGGTGATGGCGGCGTGGGCAAACAGCAGTTGGCGGGCCGCGAGCCGGCTCTGCAGCGGTTGCGCCGCATCGACCCGGCTGCGGAAGAACGTGACCTGGACGCCGAAGGGGCGCCCGGCGGCGTCCTGCGCGTGGCCGGTGAGGTACCACCACTCGGTGCGGGTGTCGTTGTGCGTGCCGTGGTCGCGTGGGAATCGGAGGGCGCGCGGGCTGAGCATCCGTGGCGCCGCCGGGGCCTGGGCCCACGCCGGGTCGCCCAGCCAGGGCGCGGCCAGCAGGCCGCTGCCGGCCAGGAGCAGGCTGCGGCGCGCCAGGCCATCGGCCGGTGAAAGGGTGGGGCGTTGCATGGGGTTCACCAGTCTTCCTTCACCGCCTGCACCGCGTCGCGGCTGGCGGCGGCGCGCCCGGCCAGCCAGGCCGTGGCCGTGCCGGCCAGCACCACGGCGGCGCACAGCGCGAGCAGCCGCGCCCAGGGCAGGGCGAGGTCCATGGTCCAGTGGAAGCTCTGCGGGTTGACCACGTGCACCAGCACCACGCTCACCGCCAGGCCCAGCGCGAGGCCGGCGAGCGCGCCCAGCACCGTCCAGGCCAGGCCTTCGAGGGCCACCACGCCCAGGATCTGCGCCCGTGTGAGGCCCAGGTGCGCGAGCAGGCCAAACTCGCGCCGCCGCGCCAGCACCTGCGCGCTGAAGCTGGCCGCCACGCCGAACAGGCCGATGGCGATGGCGACCGCCTGCAGCCAGTAGGTGACGGCGAAGCTGCGGTCGAAGATGCGCAGCGACACGGCGCGGATCTGGCCGGCCGAGGCGAATTCGATCAGGCCGCCGGCGCCCAGGGCTTCGGCGCGCTCGCGGATGCGTTCGCGCAGCGCTTCCTCGTCGGCACCGGGTGCCAGATGCACCGCCAGATCGTTCACGCTCGCATCGCCCGAGAGGCGCACGAAATGCACGCGGTCCATCACCACGCTGCCGTGCTGGCGCGCGTAGTCGCGCCAGACGCCGGCCACGAAGAAGCGCGTGTTCCGGGCGCGTTCCGCCGGAAAAGCCAGCGCCAGCGCGGGCAACCAGCCGCCCGGGCGCGCGCCGTGCAGATCGAGCATGGCCTCGCTCACGTACACCGGCACCACCGTCTCGCCCGCGGCCACCGCGGGCAGGGGCAGCGGGTTGCCCACCAGCGGCAGTGTCTGCCCCGCGCCGGGCGCACCGCCCACGGACAGGGGGCGCGCCAGCAGCGTCACCGGGGGCCGCGCGGCGTCCATCTGGAGCAGGGTGGCGCGCAGGGGATCGACCCGCGCCACGCCGGGCAGCGCGCCCACCGCCTGCACGAAATCGGGCGGCAGGGTGTTGCCCTCGCCCACGCTGCTGCTGCCCGCGCGCACGTAGAGCTGCGCGGGCAGCACGCCGTCGAGCCACTGCGTGACCGAATCGCGAAAGCTCGCCACCATCACCGTGAGCGCCACCGACAGCGCCAGGCTCGCGACCACGCCGCTGGTGGCCACGGCCGCGGTTTCGCGCAGGCGCCGCGAGCGCTCCACCGCCAGCAGCGGCAGGGCGTGGCGCGCCACCAGCGGCGCCAGCCGGTGCAGCAGCGCGCCCACGGCCAGCGGCAGCGCGGCGATGCCGCCCACCAGCAGCAGGCCCACCGACACATAGGCCGCCAGCGGCACGCCCCCCACCGGCGGCGCCCAGGCCAGCACCGCGGCCAGCACCATCAGGGCCAGCGCCCCGCCGTGGTGTCTGGCGCCGCTCGTGCCGGCACCGCCCAGCCCCTTGAGCGCGAGCGCCGGGGCCATGCGCGCCATGGCGCGCGCCGGCCACCAGCCGCCCGCCAGCGCGGCCGCCACACCCAGGGCGCCGTAGAGCAGGGCGGCCGGCGCGCTCCATTGCAGGGGCGGCGCCACGCCGGAAAAATAACCACCGCCCAGATCACCGCCGAGCACGCGCAGCGCCAGCGCGGCCAGGGCCGTGCCCAGTGCCACGCCAAGCATGCTGCCCAGCAGACCGAGCAGGGCCGATTCGGTCAGCACCAGGCGCAGCCGCTCGTTGGCCGACAGGCCCAGCACACCGAGCAGGGCGAACTGCTGCTGGCGCCGCGCGACCGACAGCGAGAGCACGGAGAACACCAGGAACGCGCCGGTGAACAGCGCCACCAGCGCCAGCACCGTGAGGTTGACCCGGTAGGCGCGCGAGAGGTTGC
This Hydrogenophaga taeniospiralis DNA region includes the following protein-coding sequences:
- a CDS encoding carotenoid 1,2-hydratase, with protein sequence MQRPTLSPADGLARRSLLLAGSGLLAAPWLGDPAWAQAPAAPRMLSPRALRFPRDHGTHNDTRTEWWYLTGHAQDAAGRPFGVQVTFFRSRVDAAQPLQSRLAARQLLFAHAAITDVQGGRLWHDQRIARWNGHAPADPARGVFAREQDTQVVLRDWFIARQPDGGYATAIAGDDIRIELTATPTQAILLQGDAGFSRKGPQPEQASFYVSHPQLTVRGRLAVRGQAFEIVQGRAWLDHEWSEAILHPEAVGWDWIGMNLFNGDCLTAFQLRRQDGSPLWAGGSVRSAASAHSPTDIQRFHPDDLDWAPQRFWSSPRTRAHYPVEWRLRTPAEVYTIKAVIDPQELDSRQGTGTVYWEGLSDLFDSDGQRVGRGYLEMTGYAQRQVL
- a CDS encoding ABC transporter permease, with product MRELLTTYSWQELRHHPWRNALAVLAVTLGVALAFAVQLINASALAEFAGAVSSVNGQPDLSLRARQGMLPDELLERVAAQPGVALASPVLELPTTAQAPGGGPVAVKLVGVDALTVAGVSPALLPMPRNPTESADGEGSAPPRRLDIFAPDAVFLNPAARQALVAAGAAPTQLRIQSGLSLTTVRVAGGVNAPGAPLLVMDVAAAQALMGRLGALSRIDLRLKAGTRPEALLDALALPATVIAQRPEQTGERASNLSRAYRVNLTVLALVALFTGAFLVFSVLSLSVARRQQQFALLGVLGLSANERLRLVLTESALLGLLGSMLGVALGTALAALALRVLGGDLGGGYFSGVAPPLQWSAPAALLYGALGVAAALAGGWWPARAMARMAPALALKGLGGAGTSGARHHGGALALMVLAAVLAWAPPVGGVPLAAYVSVGLLLVGGIAALPLAVGALLHRLAPLVARHALPLLAVERSRRLRETAAVATSGVVASLALSVALTVMVASFRDSVTQWLDGVLPAQLYVRAGSSSVGEGNTLPPDFVQAVGALPGVARVDPLRATLLQMDAARPPVTLLARPLSVGGAPGAGQTLPLVGNPLPLPAVAAGETVVPVYVSEAMLDLHGARPGGWLPALALAFPAERARNTRFFVAGVWRDYARQHGSVVMDRVHFVRLSGDASVNDLAVHLAPGADEEALRERIRERAEALGAGGLIEFASAGQIRAVSLRIFDRSFAVTYWLQAVAIAIGLFGVAASFSAQVLARRREFGLLAHLGLTRAQILGVVALEGLAWTVLGALAGLALGLAVSVVLVHVVNPQSFHWTMDLALPWARLLALCAAVVLAGTATAWLAGRAAASRDAVQAVKEDW